Proteins encoded within one genomic window of Citrobacter amalonaticus Y19:
- the garD gene encoding galactarate dehydratase, producing the protein MANIEIRQESPSAFYIKVHETDNVAIIVNDNGLKAGTRFPDGLELIEHIPQGHKVALVDIPVHGEIVRYGEVIGYAMRDIPRGSWIDESMVELPKAPPLNTLPLATKVPEPLPPLEGYTFEGYRNADGSVGTKNLLGITTSVHCVAGVVDYVVKIIERDLLPKYPNVDGVVGLNHLYGCGVAINAPAAVVPIRTIHNISLNPNFGGEVMVIGLGCEKLQPERLLEGTDDVQSIPVDSASIVSLQDEKHVGFRSMVDDILQVAERHLAKLNLRQRETCPASELVVGMQCGGSDAFSGVTANPAVGYASDLLVRCGATVMFSEVTEVRDAIHLLTPRTINEEVGKRLLEEMAWYDNYLDMGKTDRSANPSPGNKKGGLANVVEKALGSIAKSGKSAIVEVLSPGQRPTKRGLIYAATPASDFVCGTQQVASGITVQVFTTGRGTPYGLMAVPVIKMATRTELANRWYDLMDINAGTIATGEETIEDVGQKLFEFILDVASGRKKTFSDQWGLHNQLAVFNPAPVT; encoded by the coding sequence ATGGCCAACATCGAAATCAGACAAGAATCGCCGAGCGCATTTTATATAAAGGTCCACGAGACAGATAATGTGGCGATCATTGTTAATGACAATGGTTTAAAAGCCGGGACTCGATTCCCGGATGGACTGGAGCTTATTGAGCATATTCCACAGGGACATAAAGTCGCGCTGGTGGATATTCCGGTTCATGGCGAAATCGTACGTTATGGTGAAGTGATTGGCTACGCCATGCGCGACATTCCGCGCGGAAGCTGGATTGATGAATCCATGGTTGAGCTGCCGAAAGCCCCACCGTTGAACACGCTGCCGCTGGCGACCAAAGTCCCGGAACCCCTGCCGCCGCTGGAAGGCTATACCTTTGAAGGGTATCGCAACGCCGATGGCAGCGTGGGCACCAAGAATCTGCTCGGCATCACCACCAGTGTGCATTGCGTGGCGGGCGTGGTGGATTATGTCGTCAAAATCATCGAGCGCGATCTGCTGCCCAAATACCCGAATGTCGATGGCGTGGTTGGACTAAACCATCTGTATGGCTGCGGCGTCGCCATTAACGCCCCGGCAGCCGTGGTGCCAATCCGCACCATTCATAACATCTCACTGAACCCAAACTTTGGCGGCGAAGTGATGGTCATTGGCCTGGGTTGCGAAAAGCTGCAACCGGAACGTTTACTGGAAGGCACCGACGATGTGCAAAGTATTCCCGTAGATAGCGCCAGCATCGTCAGCCTGCAGGACGAGAAGCACGTGGGCTTTCGCTCCATGGTCGATGATATCCTGCAGGTTGCTGAGCGCCATCTGGCTAAGCTGAACCTGCGCCAGCGCGAAACCTGTCCGGCCTCTGAACTGGTCGTCGGGATGCAGTGCGGCGGCAGCGATGCGTTTTCCGGCGTGACGGCGAACCCGGCGGTGGGCTACGCCTCTGACCTGCTGGTACGCTGCGGTGCCACGGTGATGTTCTCTGAAGTCACCGAAGTACGTGATGCGATTCATCTGCTGACACCGCGCACCATCAACGAAGAGGTGGGTAAACGTCTGCTGGAAGAGATGGCCTGGTACGACAACTATCTCGATATGGGGAAAACCGACCGCAGCGCTAACCCCTCTCCGGGTAACAAAAAGGGCGGTCTGGCGAACGTCGTGGAAAAAGCGCTGGGCTCGATTGCGAAATCTGGCAAAAGCGCGATTGTCGAGGTGCTCTCTCCGGGCCAGCGTCCGACCAAACGCGGTCTGATTTATGCCGCGACGCCCGCCAGCGATTTTGTCTGCGGCACACAGCAGGTGGCTTCCGGGATCACCGTGCAGGTGTTCACCACTGGTCGTGGTACCCCGTATGGCCTGATGGCCGTGCCGGTGATTAAGATGGCGACCCGTACCGAACTGGCAAACCGCTGGTACGACTTAATGGATATCAATGCGGGCACCATCGCCACAGGCGAAGAGACGATTGAGGACGTCGGTCAGAAGCTGTTCGAATTTATTCTCGATGTCGCCAGCGGCCGTAAGAAAACCTTCTCCGACCAATGGGGACTCCACAACCAACTGGCGGTGTTTAACCCGGCGCCAGTGACCTGA
- the tdcA gene encoding transcriptional regulator TdcA has protein sequence MNTFALPKTQQLVVFQEVIRSGSIGSAAKELGLTQPAVSKIINDIEAYFGVELVVRKNTGVTLTHAGQVLLSWSESITREMKNMVNEMNSMTDNTVVDISFGFPSLIGFTFMSDMIQKFKEVYPKSQVSMYEAQLSSFLPAIRDGRLDFAIGTLSDEMKLQDLHVEPLFESEFVLVANKSRTCTGTTTLESLQNEQWVLPQTNMGYYSELLTTLQRNGISIENIVKTDSVVTIYNLVLNADFLTVIPCDMAAPFGSNQFITLPVEESLPIARYAAIWSKNYRIKKAASVLVELAKEYSSYKGCRRKQLIEIN, from the coding sequence ATGAATACGTTCGCTCTCCCTAAAACACAGCAGTTAGTGGTCTTTCAGGAAGTCATCAGAAGTGGTTCTATCGGTTCTGCGGCAAAAGAATTAGGGTTAACTCAGCCGGCTGTGAGTAAAATCATTAACGATATTGAAGCTTATTTCGGCGTTGAGTTGGTGGTTCGCAAAAATACTGGCGTCACCTTAACCCATGCCGGGCAGGTTTTACTCTCCTGGTCCGAATCCATCACCCGTGAGATGAAAAACATGGTGAATGAGATGAACAGCATGACCGACAACACGGTGGTTGATATCTCATTCGGGTTTCCTTCGCTGATTGGCTTTACCTTTATGTCCGATATGATCCAGAAGTTCAAAGAGGTCTACCCAAAATCGCAGGTCTCCATGTATGAGGCGCAGCTCTCCTCATTCCTGCCGGCGATCCGGGACGGGCGACTGGACTTTGCGATTGGTACGCTCAGCGATGAAATGAAATTGCAGGATCTGCACGTCGAGCCGCTCTTTGAGTCGGAGTTCGTGCTGGTGGCGAATAAGTCCCGAACATGCACCGGCACCACCACACTGGAATCGTTGCAGAACGAACAGTGGGTGTTGCCACAAACGAATATGGGCTACTACAGCGAACTCCTCACCACCCTGCAACGAAATGGCATCAGCATCGAAAACATCGTTAAAACCGACTCTGTTGTGACCATTTATAATCTTGTTCTCAATGCTGATTTTCTGACAGTGATTCCGTGCGATATGGCGGCACCTTTTGGTTCGAACCAGTTTATTACTCTCCCTGTTGAAGAATCGTTACCCATTGCGCGCTACGCCGCAATATGGTCAAAAAACTATCGTATTAAAAAAGCCGCATCGGTTTTGGTTGAATTAGCCAAAGAATATTCATCTTACAAAGGTTGCAGACGAAAGCAATTAATTGAAATTAACTAA
- the garL gene encoding 2-dehydro-3-deoxyglucarate aldolase: MNNDIFPNKFKAALAAHQIQIGCWSALASPISTEVLGLAGFDWLVLDGEHAPNDVSTFIPQLMALKGSASAPVVRVPTNEPVIIKRLLDIGFYNFLIPFVETEEEAVNAVASTRYPPEGIRGVSVSHRANMFGTVPDYFAQSNKNITIIVQIESQQGVDNVDAIAATEGVDGIFVGPSDLAAALGHLGNASHPEVQKAIQHIFARAKAHGKPSGILAPVDADARRYLEWGATFVAVGSDLGVFRSATQKLADSFKK; this comes from the coding sequence ATGAATAACGACATCTTCCCGAACAAATTCAAAGCAGCGCTGGCTGCACATCAGATTCAGATTGGCTGCTGGTCAGCGCTGGCAAGCCCAATCAGCACCGAAGTCTTAGGGTTGGCGGGCTTCGACTGGCTGGTGCTGGATGGCGAACATGCGCCAAACGATGTCTCCACCTTTATTCCGCAGTTGATGGCGCTGAAAGGCAGTGCCAGCGCGCCGGTTGTGCGTGTGCCGACCAATGAGCCGGTCATTATCAAGCGCCTGCTGGATATCGGTTTTTACAACTTCCTGATCCCGTTTGTTGAAACGGAAGAAGAGGCGGTGAATGCTGTTGCGTCAACGCGCTATCCGCCAGAAGGGATCCGCGGGGTGTCCGTATCGCATCGCGCCAACATGTTTGGCACCGTCCCGGATTACTTCGCGCAGTCCAACAAGAACATCACCATTATTGTGCAGATTGAGAGCCAGCAGGGCGTGGATAACGTCGATGCCATCGCTGCCACCGAAGGTGTCGACGGCATTTTCGTTGGCCCAAGCGATCTGGCGGCGGCGTTAGGCCACCTCGGCAATGCGTCTCATCCTGAGGTGCAAAAAGCCATTCAGCACATCTTTGCCCGCGCGAAAGCGCACGGCAAACCGAGTGGCATTCTGGCGCCGGTTGATGCCGACGCGCGTCGCTATCTGGAGTGGGGCGCCACGTTTGTTGCCGTCGGCAGCGACCTGGGCGTGTTCCGTTCCGCCACGCAGAAACTGGCTGATTCCTTTAAGAAATAA
- the tdcB gene encoding bifunctional threonine ammonia-lyase/L-serine ammonia-lyase TdcB gives MHITYDLPVAIEDILEAKKRLAGKIYKTGMPRSNYFSERCKGEIFLKFENMQRTGSFKIRGAFNKLSSLTDAERRKGVVACSAGNHAQGVSLSCAMLGIDGKVVMPKGAPKSKVAATCDYSAEVVLHGDNFNDTIAKVSEIVEMEGRIFIPPYDDPKVIAGQGTIGLEIMEDLYDVDNVIVPIGGGGLIAGIAIAIKSINPTIKVIGVQSENVHGMAASYQAGEITTHRTTGTLADGCDVSRPGKLTYEIVRELVDDIVLVSEDEIRNSMIALIQRNKVVTEGAGALACAALLSGKLDGYIQNRKTVSIISGGNIDLSRVSQITGLADA, from the coding sequence ATGCACATTACTTACGATCTCCCGGTTGCCATTGAAGATATCCTCGAAGCAAAAAAACGACTGGCGGGGAAAATATATAAAACAGGCATGCCTCGCTCAAACTATTTTAGTGAGCGGTGCAAAGGGGAAATATTCCTTAAATTTGAAAACATGCAGCGCACTGGCTCATTTAAAATTCGCGGCGCATTTAACAAACTCAGTTCATTGACGGATGCAGAAAGACGCAAAGGCGTTGTCGCCTGTTCAGCGGGCAACCACGCACAAGGGGTTTCCCTCTCCTGCGCGATGCTGGGTATTGATGGCAAAGTGGTGATGCCGAAGGGCGCGCCGAAGTCGAAAGTGGCCGCCACCTGCGACTACTCGGCGGAAGTAGTGCTGCACGGCGATAACTTTAACGACACCATCGCCAAGGTCAGTGAGATTGTCGAAATGGAAGGACGTATTTTTATTCCGCCGTATGACGATCCGAAAGTGATTGCCGGCCAGGGCACCATCGGTCTGGAAATTATGGAAGACCTGTATGACGTCGATAACGTGATTGTTCCTATCGGCGGTGGTGGTTTAATTGCCGGTATTGCTATCGCCATTAAATCTATTAACCCGACCATTAAAGTGATTGGCGTGCAGTCTGAAAACGTACACGGCATGGCGGCGTCTTATCAGGCTGGAGAAATAACCACGCACCGAACGACCGGCACCCTGGCGGATGGTTGTGATGTTTCCCGCCCGGGTAAATTAACTTACGAAATTGTGCGTGAATTAGTGGATGACATTGTCCTGGTCAGCGAAGACGAAATTCGTAACAGCATGATTGCTTTAATTCAACGCAACAAAGTAGTGACAGAAGGTGCAGGTGCACTGGCATGTGCTGCTTTATTAAGCGGGAAATTAGATGGCTATATCCAGAACAGAAAAACAGTCAGCATTATTTCTGGCGGCAATATCGATCTTTCTCGTGTATCGCAAATTACGGGTTTAGCTGACGCGTAA
- the garP gene encoding galactarate/glucarate/glycerate transporter GarP, with protein sequence MIMDTVEEKKKGMHTRYLILLIIFIVTAVNYADRATLSIAGTEVAKELQLSAVSMGYIFSAFGWAYLLMQIPGGWLLDKFGSKKVYTYSLFFWSLFTFLQGFVDMFPLAWAGVSMFFMRFMLGFSEAPSFPANARIVAAWFPTKERGTASAIFNSAQYFSLALFSPLLGWLTFAWGWEHVFTVMGVIGFVLTALWVKLIHNPTDHPRMSAEELKFISDNGAVVDMDHKKPGSAVASGPKLHYIKQLLTNRMMLGVFFGQYFINTITWFFLTWFPIYLVQEKGMSILKVGLVASIPALCGFAGGVLGGVFSDYLIKRGFSITVARKLPIVLGMLLASTIILCNYTDNTALVVTLMALAFFGKGFGALGWPVISDTAPKEIVGLCGGVFNVFGNVASIVTPLVIGYLVSELHSFNAALVFVGCSALMAMVCYLFIVGDIKRMELQK encoded by the coding sequence ATGATCATGGATACAGTTGAAGAAAAAAAGAAAGGTATGCATACACGCTATTTAATTCTGCTGATAATTTTTATTGTCACAGCGGTTAACTATGCGGATCGGGCGACGCTATCCATTGCCGGAACCGAAGTCGCCAAAGAGTTGCAACTGAGCGCCGTGTCAATGGGTTACATCTTCTCTGCATTTGGCTGGGCCTACCTGCTGATGCAAATCCCTGGCGGCTGGCTGCTCGATAAGTTTGGCTCGAAAAAAGTTTACACATACAGCCTGTTCTTTTGGTCGCTGTTCACCTTCCTGCAAGGCTTCGTGGATATGTTCCCGCTGGCCTGGGCGGGAGTGTCGATGTTCTTTATGCGCTTTATGCTGGGTTTCTCGGAAGCGCCTTCATTCCCGGCAAACGCCCGTATCGTGGCGGCCTGGTTCCCGACCAAAGAGCGTGGAACCGCGTCGGCCATCTTTAACTCTGCCCAGTATTTTTCACTGGCACTGTTCTCGCCGCTGCTGGGTTGGCTGACCTTTGCCTGGGGCTGGGAACACGTCTTTACCGTGATGGGCGTTATCGGGTTTGTCCTGACGGCGCTGTGGGTCAAACTGATTCATAACCCGACTGACCACCCGCGAATGTCCGCAGAAGAGTTGAAGTTCATCTCTGACAACGGTGCGGTCGTGGATATGGACCACAAAAAACCTGGCAGCGCAGTGGCCAGTGGTCCGAAACTGCATTACATCAAGCAGTTATTGACCAACCGCATGATGCTTGGCGTGTTCTTCGGACAGTATTTCATCAACACCATCACCTGGTTTTTCCTGACCTGGTTCCCGATTTACCTGGTACAGGAAAAAGGGATGTCGATCCTGAAAGTGGGTCTGGTGGCCTCGATTCCGGCGCTGTGTGGTTTCGCTGGCGGCGTGCTGGGCGGTGTGTTCTCGGATTACCTGATTAAGCGCGGTTTTTCTATCACCGTTGCACGTAAGCTGCCGATTGTGCTGGGAATGCTGCTGGCCTCCACCATCATTCTGTGCAACTACACCGACAACACCGCGCTGGTGGTGACGCTGATGGCGCTGGCTTTCTTTGGTAAAGGATTTGGCGCACTGGGCTGGCCGGTTATCTCGGATACCGCGCCGAAAGAGATTGTTGGTCTGTGTGGTGGGGTATTTAACGTCTTTGGCAACGTGGCGTCTATCGTTACGCCACTGGTTATCGGTTACCTGGTAAGTGAACTGCACTCTTTCAACGCTGCGCTGGTCTTCGTTGGTTGTTCCGCGCTGATGGCAATGGTGTGCTACCTGTTTATTGTCGGTGACATCAAGCGTATGGAACTGCAGAAATAA
- the tdcC gene encoding threonine/serine transporter TdcC, translating into MSTTDSIVSSQTKQSSWRKSDTTWTLGLFGTAIGAGVLFFPIRAGFGGLIPILLMLVLAYPIAFYCHRALARLCLSGSNPSGNITETVEEHFGKTGGVVITFLYFFAICPLLWIYGVTITNTFMTFWENQLQMPALNRGFVALFLLLLMAFVIWFGKDLMVKVMSYLVWPFIASLVLISLSLIPYWNSAVIDQVDISNIALTGHDGILVTVWLGISIMVFSFNFSPIVSSFVVSKREEYEKDFGREYTEQKCSKIIGRASMLMVAVVMFFAFSCLFTLSPANMADAKAQNIPVLSYLANHFASLSGTKSTFATVLEYGASIIALVAIFKSFFGHYLGTLEGLNGLVLKFGYKGDKTKVSSGKLNTISMIFIMGSTWVVAYANPNILDLIEAMGAPIIASLLCLLPMYAIRKAPSLAKYRGRLDNVFVTVIGMLTILNIVYKLF; encoded by the coding sequence ATGAGTACTACTGACAGCATTGTATCCAGCCAGACAAAACAGTCGTCCTGGCGTAAATCGGACACCACCTGGACACTGGGTTTATTTGGTACTGCCATCGGCGCCGGGGTGTTGTTCTTCCCCATCCGCGCAGGATTTGGCGGCTTAATCCCCATTCTTTTGATGTTGGTACTGGCGTACCCCATTGCTTTTTATTGCCACCGCGCACTGGCGCGTCTGTGTCTGTCCGGCTCAAACCCGTCCGGAAACATCACGGAAACGGTAGAAGAGCACTTTGGTAAGACGGGCGGCGTGGTTATCACGTTCCTCTATTTCTTCGCGATTTGTCCGCTGCTGTGGATTTATGGCGTCACCATTACCAACACGTTCATGACGTTCTGGGAAAACCAGTTGCAGATGCCGGCGCTGAACCGCGGCTTTGTGGCCCTGTTCCTGCTGCTGCTGATGGCGTTCGTTATCTGGTTTGGTAAGGATCTGATGGTTAAAGTGATGAGCTACCTGGTATGGCCGTTCATTGCCAGCCTGGTGCTGATCTCGCTGTCGCTGATCCCTTACTGGAACTCTGCGGTAATCGATCAGGTTGATATCAGTAATATCGCGTTAACCGGTCACGATGGCATTCTGGTCACCGTGTGGCTGGGGATCTCCATCATGGTGTTCTCGTTCAACTTCTCGCCGATCGTTTCGTCTTTCGTGGTCTCTAAACGTGAAGAATACGAGAAAGATTTTGGTCGTGAATACACCGAGCAGAAATGTTCCAAAATCATCGGTCGCGCCAGCATGCTGATGGTGGCCGTGGTGATGTTCTTCGCCTTTAGCTGCCTGTTCACGCTCTCTCCGGCAAACATGGCGGATGCGAAAGCGCAAAACATTCCGGTGCTCTCTTATCTGGCAAACCATTTCGCTTCCCTGTCCGGTACGAAATCGACGTTTGCCACCGTGCTGGAATATGGCGCCTCCATTATTGCGCTGGTTGCCATCTTCAAATCCTTCTTCGGTCACTACCTGGGAACGCTGGAAGGGCTGAACGGTCTGGTGCTGAAGTTCGGTTATAAAGGCGATAAAACGAAGGTCTCTTCCGGCAAGCTCAACACCATCAGCATGATCTTTATCATGGGATCCACCTGGGTTGTCGCCTACGCCAACCCGAACATTCTGGACCTGATTGAAGCGATGGGTGCGCCGATTATTGCCTCGCTGCTGTGCCTGCTGCCGATGTATGCCATTCGTAAGGCTCCGTCGCTGGCGAAATACCGTGGTCGTCTGGACAACGTGTTTGTCACCGTCATCGGTATGCTGACCATTCTGAACATCGTGTACAAACTGTTTTAA
- the garR gene encoding 2-hydroxy-3-oxopropionate reductase: MTMKVGFIGLGIMGKPMSKNLLKAGYSLVVSDRNPEAIADVIAAGAETAPNAKAIAEQCDVIITMLPNSPHVKEVALGEGGIIEGAKPGTVLIDMSSIAPLASREISDALKAKGIDMLDAPVSGGEPKAIDGTLSVMVGGDKAIFDKYYEMLKAMAGSVVHTGDIGAGNVTKLANQVIVALNIAAMSEALTLATKAGVNPDLVYQAIRGGLAGSTVLDAKAPMVMDRNFKPGFRIDLHIKDLANALDTSHGVGAQLPLTAAVMEMMQALRADGLGTADHSALACYYEKLAKVEVTR; this comes from the coding sequence ATGACTATGAAAGTTGGTTTTATTGGTCTGGGTATCATGGGTAAACCAATGAGTAAAAACCTCCTGAAAGCAGGTTACTCGCTGGTGGTTTCTGACCGTAATCCTGAAGCGATCGCTGACGTCATCGCGGCAGGCGCAGAAACCGCTCCTAACGCTAAAGCGATTGCTGAGCAGTGCGATGTGATCATCACCATGCTGCCGAACTCTCCGCATGTGAAAGAGGTTGCGCTGGGCGAAGGCGGCATTATCGAAGGGGCGAAACCGGGTACGGTGCTGATCGACATGAGTTCCATCGCGCCGCTGGCGAGCCGTGAGATCAGCGACGCGCTGAAAGCCAAAGGCATCGATATGCTGGACGCGCCGGTGAGCGGCGGTGAACCAAAGGCTATCGACGGCACGCTGTCGGTGATGGTTGGCGGCGACAAGGCGATTTTCGATAAGTACTACGAGATGCTGAAAGCCATGGCGGGTTCCGTTGTGCATACCGGTGATATCGGTGCGGGTAACGTCACCAAGCTGGCAAACCAGGTGATTGTGGCGCTGAACATTGCGGCGATGTCCGAAGCGCTGACGCTGGCAACCAAAGCCGGTGTGAATCCGGACCTGGTCTATCAGGCGATTCGTGGCGGCCTGGCGGGCAGCACCGTACTGGATGCGAAAGCGCCGATGGTGATGGATCGTAACTTCAAGCCAGGTTTCCGTATCGACCTGCACATTAAAGATCTGGCTAACGCGCTGGATACGTCTCACGGGGTTGGCGCTCAGCTTCCGCTAACCGCAGCCGTTATGGAAATGATGCAGGCGCTGCGTGCTGACGGCCTGGGAACCGCCGACCACAGTGCGCTGGCATGTTATTACGAAAAACTGGCGAAAGTGGAAGTCACTCGCTAA
- the tdcD gene encoding propionate kinase: MNEFPIVLVINCGSSSIKFSVLDANNCDVLMAGIADGINSENAFLSVNGGEPVTLAHHSYEGALKAIAFELEKRNLNDSVALIGHRIAHGGNIFTESAIITDEVIDNIRRVSPLAPLHNYANLSGIESAQHLFPGVTQVAVFDTSFHQTMAPEAYLYGLPWKYFEELGVRRYGFHGTSHRYVSQRAHELLALSEQDSGLVIAHLGNGASICAVRDGHSVDTSMGMTPLEGLMMGTRSGDVDFGAMAWVASETQQTLSDLERVVNKESGLLGISGLSSDLRVLEKAWHEGHERAQLAIKTFVHRIARHIAGHAASLHRLDGIIFTGGIGENSVLIRRLVVEHLAVLGVNIDSDRNNLSNSHGERIISTPDARVICAVIPTNEEKMIALDAIQLGRINAAMEYA; encoded by the coding sequence ATGAATGAATTTCCGATAGTTCTGGTTATTAATTGTGGATCGTCTTCAATTAAATTTTCAGTACTGGATGCAAATAACTGCGATGTATTAATGGCAGGTATTGCGGATGGTATTAATTCGGAAAATGCGTTCTTATCGGTAAATGGAGGTGAGCCAGTCACACTGGCTCACCACAGCTACGAAGGCGCATTAAAGGCGATTGCTTTTGAACTGGAAAAACGTAATTTAAATGACAGCGTGGCTTTAATTGGTCACCGCATTGCCCACGGCGGAAATATCTTTACCGAGTCAGCCATTATTACCGATGAGGTCATTGACAATATTCGCCGTGTTTCACCCCTGGCACCGTTACATAATTACGCGAACCTGAGCGGGATTGAATCCGCACAGCATCTGTTCCCCGGCGTCACCCAGGTGGCAGTATTTGATACCAGCTTCCACCAGACTATGGCGCCAGAGGCTTACCTGTATGGTCTGCCGTGGAAGTATTTCGAAGAACTGGGCGTGCGGCGCTATGGTTTTCATGGAACGTCGCACCGCTATGTTTCTCAACGTGCTCATGAGCTGCTTGCGCTGTCCGAACAGGACTCCGGCCTGGTGATTGCCCACCTCGGCAACGGCGCGTCAATCTGTGCCGTTCGTGATGGGCACAGCGTCGATACCTCAATGGGGATGACGCCGCTGGAAGGGCTGATGATGGGCACGCGAAGCGGCGACGTGGACTTCGGCGCAATGGCGTGGGTCGCCAGCGAAACCCAACAGACCCTGAGCGATCTGGAACGGGTGGTGAATAAAGAGTCCGGCTTACTCGGGATTTCTGGCCTGTCGTCTGACTTAAGGGTGCTGGAAAAAGCCTGGCATGAAGGGCATGAGCGCGCACAACTGGCGATTAAAACGTTTGTTCACCGTATTGCCCGTCATATTGCCGGTCATGCCGCGTCGTTACACCGTCTGGACGGCATTATTTTTACCGGCGGTATTGGTGAGAACTCGGTATTAATTCGCCGCCTGGTGGTTGAACATCTGGCGGTACTGGGGGTGAATATCGACAGCGACCGAAATAACCTGTCGAATTCTCATGGCGAACGCATTATTTCCACCCCTGATGCCCGGGTTATTTGCGCCGTGATCCCAACGAACGAAGAAAAAATGATTGCACTCGATGCGATTCAATTAGGCCGCATTAATGCTGCCATGGAATACGCCTAA
- the garK gene encoding glycerate 2-kinase has protein sequence MKIVIAPDSYKESLSATEVAQAIEKGFREIFPDAQYVSVPLADGGEGTVEAMIAATHGSAHSALVTGPLGEKVNASWGMSGDGKTAFIEMAAASGLALVPPEKRNPLITTSRGTGELILQALDSGARNIIIGIGGSATNDGGAGMVQALGAKLCDANGTEVGYGGGSLNSLNTIDVSGLDPRIKHCAIRVACDVTNPLVGELGASRIFGPQKGATEALILELDRNLAHYADIIKKSLGVDVKNVPGAGAAGGMGAALTAFLGAELKSGIEIVTQALNLEEHIHDCTLVVTGEGRIDSQSIHGKVPVGVANVAKKYHKPVIGIAGSLTRDVGVVHQYGIDAVFSVLTSIGTLEEAFRGAFDNIYRASRNIAATLAVGMRSAG, from the coding sequence ATGAAAATCGTAATTGCCCCAGACTCTTATAAAGAAAGCCTTTCTGCTACTGAGGTAGCTCAGGCGATAGAAAAAGGATTTCGGGAAATTTTCCCCGATGCGCAGTATGTTTCCGTTCCGCTCGCCGATGGGGGAGAGGGGACGGTTGAAGCCATGATTGCCGCCACGCACGGTTCTGCACATTCCGCTCTGGTGACCGGACCGCTGGGTGAAAAAGTGAATGCCAGCTGGGGCATGTCAGGCGATGGAAAGACCGCGTTTATTGAAATGGCGGCCGCCAGCGGACTGGCGCTGGTTCCCCCCGAAAAACGTAACCCACTGATTACCACTTCGCGCGGCACCGGGGAGCTTATTTTGCAGGCGCTGGACAGTGGGGCGCGCAATATTATTATCGGCATTGGCGGCAGTGCGACCAATGACGGCGGGGCCGGGATGGTTCAGGCGCTGGGGGCGAAATTGTGTGATGCCAACGGCACTGAAGTTGGCTACGGCGGCGGCAGCCTGAATAGTCTCAACACCATTGATGTGTCTGGCTTGGATCCGCGCATAAAACACTGTGCTATTCGCGTCGCCTGTGACGTGACTAATCCACTGGTGGGCGAGCTGGGAGCTTCGCGGATCTTTGGTCCGCAAAAAGGGGCGACGGAGGCGTTGATTCTCGAACTGGACCGCAATCTGGCTCACTACGCGGACATCATTAAAAAGTCGCTGGGTGTGGATGTGAAAAACGTGCCTGGCGCAGGTGCGGCAGGCGGTATGGGGGCGGCGCTGACGGCATTCCTCGGCGCGGAGTTAAAAAGCGGGATTGAGATAGTCACCCAGGCGCTCAACCTGGAAGAACATATTCACGACTGTACGCTGGTTGTTACCGGCGAAGGGCGTATCGACAGCCAGAGCATTCACGGCAAAGTGCCGGTTGGCGTGGCGAACGTCGCGAAGAAATATCACAAGCCGGTGATTGGTATTGCGGGCAGTCTGACGCGGGATGTCGGCGTGGTGCATCAATATGGAATTGATGCCGTGTTCAGCGTATTAACCAGTATTGGTACTCTGGAAGAGGCTTTTCGCGGCGCATTTGACAACATTTACCGGGCATCGCGAAACATTGCGGCGACGCTGGCGGTGGGAATGCGCAGTGCGGGGTGA